Proteins encoded by one window of Lathyrus oleraceus cultivar Zhongwan6 chromosome 1, CAAS_Psat_ZW6_1.0, whole genome shotgun sequence:
- the LOC127084235 gene encoding classical arabinogalactan protein 1 — MSHLAFMFVAALLLTTTMAQSPASSPIKSKSPRKVISPSPAAVTPPPASSPATGGSSPEHSPSPSAISPSSISGPPSEAPGPASSGVVLNRVSVAVGSAVLIFVAALIL, encoded by the coding sequence ATGTCTCATTTGGCTTTTATGTTTGTGGCTGCATTGTTGTTGACCACTACAATGGCTCAATCTCCAGCTTCATCTCCAATCAAATCGAAGTCGCCTAGAAAAGTGATTTCTCCTTCCCCTGCTGCCGTGACTCCGCCACCTGCTTCTTCTCCCGCCACCGGTGGTTCTTCTCCCGAACATTCGCCATCTCCTTCGGCGATCTCTCCTTCTTCCATCTCTGGTCCACCATCTGAAGCACCAGGGCCTGCTTCCAGTGGTGTAGTTTTGAACAGAGTCTCTGTTGCGGTTGGATCTGCGGTTCTGATTTTCGTAGCTGCTTTGATCTTGTAG
- the LOC127084242 gene encoding classical arabinogalactan protein 1 — protein sequence MSLFNLNMAFMIVAALLLTTAMAQSPASSPIKSKSPRKAISPSPAAVTQPPATSPTIGGSSPEQSPSPSAISPSSISGPPSEAPGPASTCAVLNRVSVAAGSALGIFVAALIL from the coding sequence ATGTCTCTATTCAATTTGAATATGGCTTTTATGATTGTGGCTGCATTGTTGTTGACCACTGCAATGGCTCAATCTCCCGCTTCATCTCCAATCAAATCGAAATCGCCGAGAAAAGCAATATCTCCGTCACCAGCTGCCGTGACTCAACCACCTGCTACTTCTCCCACCATCGGAGGTTCTTCTCCTGAACAATCGCCATCTCCTTCGGCGATCTCTCCTTCTTCCATCTCTGGTCCACCATCTGAAGCACCAGGACCTGCTTCCACATGTGCCGTTTTGAACAGAGTTTCTGTTGCTGCTGGATCCGCGCTTGGGATTTTTGTAGCTGCTTTGATCTTGTAG